The Iamia sp. SCSIO 61187 genomic sequence CCAGGTCACGGCCGTCGGGCAGGCGCACGAGCCGGGGCGGGGTCGGGGGCATCGGCCGAGCGTACGGTCCGGGCCCGGCCACCCGGGCGGGGGAGGCGACAGCATCTCGTCAGGGGCCGGCGGGCCGGGTCGCTACCCTCCACCCGTGACCTCTGCTCCTGCGATCGTCCGCGTCGGCCTGCTGGGCTGCGGCAACGTGGGCGGTCCGCTCGTCTCGCTGGTCGACGAGCGGCGCGAGGCCATCGTCGACGGGGCGGGCGTCCGGCTCGACATCACCCGGGTCGCGGTGCGCAGCCTCACCCGCGACCGGGGCCTCGACCTCGACGACGGCGTGCTCACCCTCGACGCCGAGTCCGTGGCCACCGATCCCGACATCGACGTGGTGGTCGAGCTGATCGGCGGGATCGAGCCGGCGCGGGAGCTGATCCTCGCCGCCCTGGGCGCGGGCAAGCCGGTCGTCACCGGCAACAAGGAGCTGATCGCCAACCACGGCGCCGAGCTGGCCGAGGCCGCGGCCCGGGCCGGCGTCGACCTGCTGTTCGAGGCCGCCGTCGCCGGGGGCATCCCGATCGTCCGCCCCCTCCGGGAGTCCCTGGCCGGCGAGGACATCACCCGGGTGATGGGCATCGTCAACGGCACGACCAACTTCATCCTCACCCGGATGACCGAGGAGGGGACCGGCTACGCCGACGCCCTGGCCGAGGCCCAGAGCCTGGGCTACGCCGAGCGCGACCCCACCGCCGACGTCGAGGGCTACGACGCCGGGGCCAAGGCCGCCATCATCGCCTCGCTCGCCTTCGGCACCCGGGTGGTCGCGGGCGACGTGTACCACGAGGGCATCTCCGGCATCAGCGCCCACGACATCGCCTCGGCCTCGCGGCTCGACCACGTCATCAAGCTGCTGGCCGTGTGCGAGCGCCTCCCCGGCGCCGACGGCCCCGAGGTCGCCGTCCGGGTCCACCCGGCGATGGTCCCGGCCCAGCACCCCCTCGCCGGTGTGCGCGACAGCTTCAACGCCGTGTTCGTCGAGGGCGCCTCCGTCGGTGATCTGATGTTCTACGGCCGGGGCGCCGGCGGCGGCCCCACCGCGTCGGCCGTGCTGGGCGACCTGGTCGACGCCGCCGTCAACCGCACGAAGGGCACCGCCGCCGCGGTCGGCTTCGGCGGTCGGGCCCGGATCCGGCCCATCGACGAGCAGCGCAGCCCCTTCTACCTGAGCCTCGACGTCGAGGACCGGCCCGGTGTGCTGCGCTCGATCGCCGAGGTGTTCGAGACCCACGACGTGTCCATCCGCTCGCTGGAGCAGGAGGGCATCGGTGCCGACGCCCGCATCGTCCTCATCACCCACGTGGCCCGCGAGGCCGACCTCCGGGCGACCGTCCGCGACCTGCGGGGCCTGCCCACGGTGCACGAGGTGGGCAGCGTGATCCGCGTCGTCGCCAGCGAGGAGTAGCGGCCGCCGTGCGCTACCTCAGCACCCGCGGGTCGTGCCCGCCGGTCGGCTTCGACGGCGCCCTCATCGGCGGGCTGGCGCCCGACGGCGGCCTCTACGTCCCCGAGGAGTGGCCGGCGATCGACGTCCACCCGTCGGTCGAGCGCTACACCGACGTCGCCGTCGACGTCCTGGCGCCCTACGTGTCACCGGCCATCCCCCGCGACGAGCTGCGCCCGCTGGTCGAGGAGGCCTACGCCACCTTCTCCCACGCCGACGTCTGCCCCGTGACCCCGCTGGAGGACGGCCTCCACCTCCTGGAGCTGTTCTGGGGGCCGACCCTGGCCTTCAAGGA encodes the following:
- a CDS encoding homoserine dehydrogenase, yielding MTSAPAIVRVGLLGCGNVGGPLVSLVDERREAIVDGAGVRLDITRVAVRSLTRDRGLDLDDGVLTLDAESVATDPDIDVVVELIGGIEPARELILAALGAGKPVVTGNKELIANHGAELAEAAARAGVDLLFEAAVAGGIPIVRPLRESLAGEDITRVMGIVNGTTNFILTRMTEEGTGYADALAEAQSLGYAERDPTADVEGYDAGAKAAIIASLAFGTRVVAGDVYHEGISGISAHDIASASRLDHVIKLLAVCERLPGADGPEVAVRVHPAMVPAQHPLAGVRDSFNAVFVEGASVGDLMFYGRGAGGGPTASAVLGDLVDAAVNRTKGTAAAVGFGGRARIRPIDEQRSPFYLSLDVEDRPGVLRSIAEVFETHDVSIRSLEQEGIGADARIVLITHVAREADLRATVRDLRGLPTVHEVGSVIRVVASEE